Within Ischnura elegans chromosome 6, ioIscEleg1.1, whole genome shotgun sequence, the genomic segment AGTATTCTGAcagtatttcgttttttaaagGACTTCCCTCTTCCACAAACAGTAATTCCTACTGTCGTTCATTCTGTCTAAAACCCCTGTCCTCAGGATCTAAGGtattcccggcgaatagactggaggaagagttctcgggtttccagccgggtccaagggtttttcagccctgacgtttcgaaggctaacaataagtctgccatcgtcttcagggtgaatgaccCTGAAGACGTTGGAAGACTttgccttcgaaacgtcggtacTGAAAAACTCTGGGAtccggctggaaacccgataaCTCTTCCTCCAAACCTGTCCTCTTCATTCCTCTACCACGTTTACCCGACATTCTCTCCTCTAATAGTGTTTTCAAGATCCCTTCCCCGATTACTCGCTCCAgtcataccttctctctcctcggaggaaggaggacgagaaaaaaaagactggaggcctttgagatgtgggtctggagaagaagaggaggcacgacgaagtgctggacatggtgggtgaggaaaaacAGCTTTTAGACCAGAatcgaaggagacagaaggtatggatggagcgaggatagagcggatgttgaaaacagtgttagaatgatgaatgttggataaacgaggcagaggaaggaagagaataggtttcATAGGTAGGATTATAGGGAGTAGGTCTTATGGTGTACTGATGAGAGAGGTCTAAAGTGGGTTGGCTTAGCTTATTCGCAAAATAGTCCATGTAAACGTGTAACCTTAACTAGTGTAATACTCACAATCAGATTTTCTACGAACCCAATCTATGGGCCTAAGTGATTTTTTAGGCGTATAatgaactaataaataataatcaccATATTTTTACGTTCATACTGACAAGGTTTTGGGTACAGCGCCtacaagaattgaattttctccACTTGACCCAGAAGCCGGAACGATTAAACTTCTTTGCTCCGCATTAATTGCTCTGCCGTTGAGGACCCTTCTTCAGCTTATTAGAGGGTCTTGTACGTACGTACAAGAAAGTTGTCATCGTCAGCGCGATCCTTTGGAAGCCGATATCGGTCGGAAAACCTCCAGAATACTTGAACGCTTCCCGCTCTGCTTTTGACGacaattttccttccttttttcgcACATAGGTTTTAAATCTAGGGCATCTactaattttctctcttttacttttcTTTTCTACCCTAATTTCCAACAACTCTCTTCAATTGCGGGCTCGTTACGCAACCTAttggcgaaaataaaaaaaaaccgttGATAGTACTTCCACGTatgtacttgaaaaaaaaaaaagtggcGTGTTGGAGTTTTTCTTGTGTGATTTTGGGAGCGTTCGGTTGCCATGGAGACGAACTTAACCCGTCTAGttgttgattaaaattaaaagaaattagtgTAAAAAAAAGGTTTGGCGAATCCTAAAAAGAGGCGGTGAGGAGAAGTAGTAGTATTTGTCGATCTATGCCGGGAGCAGTTAATGTAGTCTTATTGTTAGCTTCGGTGTTTTTTATTTGGTGGTTGTTAAGGGAAACTGAAATACGTAATCTACTTAGCGACCTATTTTTTGCTTAgttattttctcttaatttttttaaatcagcggAATTCTACCTCAAATTTAGTGAATCCTTGCTAGTTTATCCAGCACTGCATCCTGGGAAATTCGAACTTTTGACCTTCCACATTTAGCTTACCTAAATCGTGCTCgtttaaatcatattttcttaTGGAGCGATACAATTTTTTGGTATAGTATAAAGGCAATAAAGGCttactataatattttatgtcgctaaaatttgtatttatattattttttaatttttatagctgtTTCTGCCGTACCTATGCTAATGGCTTTATATATATTGTCTTGGATCATGAGagagattttagattttaaatgaaacaaaggACCATCCGCTCTCTTTACATTTAATTTGCACGATTATTTCTATGTCTGAATTATCCTGATTCAGCGTAACAACCTCGTTAGACTCAATTTTCGTCTGTGCGTGGGACAATTCGCTTAcctcattttcattagttttctgAATAGATGGGATTAGTCCTTGATTACTGTCCTGGAATCCCTCAAGGCTCAGAGAAACGAGTAGTCTTTTTATGTGGTgagaaatttcagtattttttggttTGTTACAATGCTCGTTATCCCTTACGAGACCGTGACATGAGATTAGGGCACTGTTCGTTGGGTTGGGCGTTGCCATGGGGAGAAAAGTAGATTTTGCGTCATCATTATCTGTCTGCAAGAGAATAGTCCAGTACAGGTATTTGAGGTTTTCGCCTTCGAATTCTTTGACATTGAATCAATATGTACGAATTTCCtaataaatactgaaataatttcgttatccaatgaaaaatatcgagtgtaggttacacaattattttccttcaaaaaagaatacaaaatatttaaaaaatcatgaatttcaaaatatttttttaacaaatcccgtttttttgattatgaaagtGTTGCAATTAGTTAAAAATCCattgcttagtaccctgtttttccaaaattttcccccctggttttgaacccccccccacaccccccacccccaaacgaaattcctggctacgccaccgttGATTGAAAAAGCATTGCATGTCAGCGTTTTAGAGTTTTTTGAAATCAAAATCATTCTCAGGACtacatagaaaaaattatatgaGGGTTACAGCACCTACGTCTCAGAGCTTGCAATGCAAGATCGATAAAAAATTGAAGAGGGTTTTAGAACTGCCTTAGAAATTCTTATAAGGGTGCATCATATTTGCAAATTCCTATCTAGATGAATCCTTCAGCACTTGTAGCAAGGGAAATAATAATTGAGCTTCTAGAAAATAAGCATGGTGTCTCTATAAGCCACCAAAAGAAACCTTTATAAGTCAATATTTACAGCATGAAAACaacatgaaaatgtttctatGACAATATAGCTGCTTGTTGTCGGTATGTACAATTGCGAACACCAATAAATTCCTTAAATTACAATAATGCGTCAATGCGCCAATGTcataattggaaaatatattaGGTGTCGCATGCCAAATATCTGGTGTATCGttggttaccatagaaaatcagttgaataATACCAGTGCCTTCTTaacgccattcatatccgaaaagtcaaaaatgccaaaatttctcaactttgagtacGTTGTGGCGCGTCTTCACCTTATCAAATTGCAACAATATTTTACAGGAtgtgtttttacaccaattggcataaaatgagagggcttcccgaaagaaattcgaataATCGAacaataaggaccaccctaatataGATACATGAATTAATACCTACCGTTACCTATCGtattataaaaatgcaaaatctaAAGTAATTATCCCTCTTAAAATTGCATCGATTTCGCTATAAATAGTTATATAATGTAGGTGTTGTACCCTAACATGATTCTTTCTGTGTAGTCCTGCGGATGGAGTAgagtagtttctttcatcaaagaaatcgaaaggcattgattgcgattcgttacccaccattagtgcattcattatatacaaattatgtggttttataaatcccagtttaaacgaatggcaagggtcaaattttatcctcatttgaaaaaggccagattggcgcccatgcgatgccactccacttgacatcacagggacctagtttctatacgagtagataggagttttacatcgtctgagattaccagtgcatgcatgagtcacagagctcagggatacatctcttaataaccacctattaaaattgcctatggtcggaaagtttccttcgtttgatcgggtatcaataatccttacttaagccaagagctatctgctagcagggtactctgctacctgctagcatcctgcatcgtagcggcgctcataaacctcgtaccaaggtggcctcacacagcggcaaccggaaccagaatgacgtcaaacggagttttccaaccattcatacttagccgtcgcgttttcgcgcgcttgaaaattttcacttttcatttaaccgcgaaaaatagatatcgtcatttaaaaattttaaagcgtgaaatacgtactccaggagtaataatatttcaatttttgcaataaaaaatacagggAACCACGCTATTCACTatattccgaaacgttggcaaagagTCATTTGATAATCTCCCAAAATGATGACCTACATTCGGTATTTTTAATGGACTTACAAATAAAGAGGTTGAGAAGTAAGAAACTGTGAATTGATTTCGCGTATAAATGATTTCATTGCACTTGAAATATCTTTAAATTCCTATCATGCTGCCTACAAAAACTTAAACATTTATCGTAAAAAAACAAAGGTGTCACAAAAGAAAACCTAaggcatattttttttagaaaaaaaacgagattCTCGTAGCACCTTCAATTTTACTCTAGTTGAATTTTACCAGTGGTTATTTTAAAGGTGTATTCAAGCATCTTAAAAGACTTAGTGGCCATCATACccgtgaaataaatacttcttcCGTAATTTGACATCGGATTCATCGAATCGGGTattcaccaaataaatatttcctttcctccaaCCCGGGGCCTTATTCACGAACAAATCGGAAATGTCGCCTCGACAATGAGAAGCCGTCGAGGCGACAATGTCGAGAGGCACGAAATCGCTTTCCGTGCTATTCACGAAGCGAAAATCGAGGACTCGACGAATTCAGACGCTGGACGAAATTGACGCTTGTGACGTCATGGATTATCGAGGGATTGATATTCGATGCTCTTCTTTTTCCCAAAACTTGAAGACTTCTCGCTCGAAATTCAACTATGGATTCCGAAAAGAGAGGTAAGTTTGAATGATTTCTCGTTGATATTCAGTGATGAGGATAACCAAATGAatcatatttatacatatttcagcTAAacgttaattatttcaaatgttatATACAGGGTAGTTATTATTAACAACTATTGACGCAAATTTATTgacataataagaaaataatgcatgTTGTTCAACATTCTCGCCCCGATACTTCATAAAAATTCTGAAGTTGATCATAACATTGCATATATTAAGAATTAACGATCTTCCTTAAATGCAAAGATATAGAATAAGTTCTTCTGTTAGGTTTTGGGTAAATAGGTGGAAATAAATACCAATAAAATATACAGAATAAGATTCTATCACATAATGGCTGCATACaaactcattaaaattgaaattaattttgcgtTACATAATCGCACATTAATTATTACATACTTTTTGATTTTACACTGTAAGAGGCAATTGAAAAAAGCATGAGTCGCCAAAAGGCACGCGTTTCTCACGAGCAGAGGGAAATCCTTATCCAATACATGCGAGAGCACCCAGGGTTGGCACGCAACCGCATCAAAGGCAGTAATGCTTCCAACACAGTGCAACGCCTGTGGGCCACTTTAAGTGACCAATTAAATGCCTGCCCAACTGGAGCAACAAGATCATCAGTTAAGTGGGCGAAGgtaatttgtaatttatatttctcattcatGAAGGCCTAGAGTTAGTCACTGCTTaaagcagtaataaaaaaattttgccaATGCTTTCAATCTAAATTAGTTCAAAGTTTCAAGAACCAGAGCATTTTATGCCTTCCTAAGCATTCCAAATAATCTCAATGCAGAATTCTAATCTATTATAAAgctaatatttgaattatttattctcGTTAGACATGGCAAGACTGGCGTCTAGATACAAAAAAAAAGGCATCCAAAATAAGGACCCATGCTAGCGGAACTGGTGGAGGTGGCCGCCTTAAAATCACCCCCCTCACTGAGTTAGAGCAACAAGTGCTAAGCTTGGTGGGGGAAAAGGCAGTGGATGGGGAGGATGGCCTTGTAGACCCTTTGATAGTAAGTTTAAATTGATATTGAATGACCACTTAAATGGCCAATTTGTGGCAGTGACCACTCCTTGAAAAGATTTGTGGTTTCATgataaacttaataaataaaagtttaatttgTTATTATAGTCAATGGGCTATAAAACACATTAGCCttcaaaattcatgaatgattGAGGGATAGCAGATGTACTGCATTTCATGGTTTGATgtctaacaattttttaaacttttttcagcaCCGCATAAGCCAAGAATCACATCCCCTACCTGCATCTGATTCACCTTCTCCTCCTTCATCACCAGATAAAAACCCCATTTATTGTTTGACATCATATTCCCCTACAACAGTAACTACATCCCACCAACAGCCATTTCAAATCCCACTAAATTTTGAAGTAATACAAAATCACATATCAGCCATAGAAAATGCGATTTCAAAGCCATCTCCAATGCCATCCACCTCACAAACATTCCCCGCAGAAGAAAATCATTCCCCTCCAGTCCTTCCTCCCTCAAATCCTGTATGTGACACAGTACCAAGGGCCAGAAAAAGGAAGCGGCCATCTCCACCAAGTAAGAAATAATAACTACAGATATGGTAGTTATATGGAGGACTAAAAATGTCCCTAAATGCTCAGCTGCTATTGCGATAGAACTATTTTCATGTTGCCTTACATATTCCTGAACAACCGTCAGTTAATGTTATTATTCTAATATTACTAGTACATAATCCAAGCACAATcttctagttactgatataagaacacgattgaagcttgttaagaaagggaggttgataaggaaatgggatgtaataaagctgaaaaatgagaagaatgaagcatataataaaaatgttgagaaaaaattggaagatgtaagacaaagtaatgaggtatcagaggaatggaataacattagggatgtaatatgggaagtcttagaagaggaagttggtgttgtacaaaaggaaagaaataggaaggaatggatcactcagagcatgatagataaaatggaggaaaggagaaagtggaaaaatgttcacactgaagaaggaaaagggcaatataggaaacttaacaatgaactacgaagattaactgataaggcaagagaagagtggatggagagagaatgcgaaaagatggaagtcctagaagaacaagggagattggaagaaatgtataaaacagctaaaaagttcacaaaaagagagccaaagaaaataagtaaacaaggaatgttaaataaatacggaaagataacaacaggtgttgaggaaaacaaaaacatatggaaagaatatgtgaaagaactatatgatagtaaagatgatcattctgagatggagctggaagaggaatgggaatgtgaagaggtgaatagaggaccaaacatactgagaagagaagtggaaaaggcaatcaaggatctcaaggaaaggaaagcaatgggatgcgatagaataccatcagaagcattaaagaacctaggtaacagtgcaatgagtcgattaacaaatttaatcaataggatatatgataccgggagctggcctgatgatctacttaaaactattctaataccaataccaaagaaatgtaatgccaaagaatgtaaagactttaggacaattagtcttatatgccatgttaccaaagtaattgcaaggattatattaaaaagaatcgaaggaagaattaaagaaaatatgggagaagatcaatttggatttagaaagggtaaagggactcgtgatgcaataggatgcttgaggatgataggagaaagaatgatggaagtgaatagagatttgtacatttgcttcattgattgggaaaaggcatttgataaggttaattggaatgtgttattgaaaattttgaaagacattggcattgattggaaagataggagattaataaaggagatgtattgtaggcaggtagtagttataaaaattggagatgatgaaacagaagaaattggcataggaagaggagtgaggcaagggtgctgcctttctccagagctcttcaatgtttatgcagaaaaaatgatggtgaaagctttagaaaaagctagaggagttgtaataggaggagaaagaataaaaacaattaaatatgcagatgatcaggcagtgctggcagaaagtgaagaagatttacaacaagtgatggatgatataatggatgtggggagggaatttggaatgaacttaaacataaa encodes:
- the LOC124161208 gene encoding uncharacterized protein LOC124161208; its protein translation is MDSEKREAIEKSMSRQKARVSHEQREILIQYMREHPGLARNRIKGSNASNTVQRLWATLSDQLNACPTGATRSSVKWAKTWQDWRLDTKKKASKIRTHASGTGGGGRLKITPLTELEQQVLSLVGEKAVDGEDGLVDPLIHRISQESHPLPASDSPSPPSSPDKNPIYCLTSYSPTTVTTSHQQPFQIPLNFEVIQNHISAIENAISKPSPMPSTSQTFPAEENHSPPVLPPSNPVCDTVPRARKRKRPSPPNDDSDYILALAAKERTEHSKAKAIALSSLAESMRDITASIKMACQAIKDASDEYIARGRPT